GTTCATTCCTTAATTCTTCATAAAAACAGGTTCATTTTTTTCATTTACCGTGTAAGGTTTTGAAAACGCAGGTACAAACACCGAATCCTGGACTAGGAGCCCTCTTATGTCCTCATCAGGTTTAGGGTGATTCCCGGTTTCTTTCAATTTTTTCTGCAGGTCAATCCGATAGTCCACAAAAATTTCTCCATCGCTTCCTATCAGAAGAGGCAGCTGATTTCCTGTAAATGGACTCGTAACTGCCGGGGCAGTTTTAAGTCCAAGCTTTGTGTAGTCAAGGGTGAACACGCCGGACTCAAGGACTTCCTTGTAAGGAGGGTACTGCTTGGACTGGGTATAGGCACTCAGCCTGATGCGCAGATCTCTAATCTCTTCGGCCATCCGAAGATCGATGAGCTTAACAGTAGGGGTTTTTTCCGCATCTATAAGTACGTATTGATAGATCCCCCCATTTTCATAGGATGTTCCAGGAGGCTCCGGCAAAAAACTTGGTACCAATTTTGAAAAATCAACTGGATATTTTTCATAGATTGGCGTTTTCATATCCTTGTTTTTAATGGGCAATAGCCCCCCTGTGTCGTCCCTGTAATCCTTGACGGCTTTTTGGACGCTTTCCAGCTGATCTTCATATGGAATTTGATTTTGTGTAAGCTCTGCCTGAGGGTACAAACATCCGCTAAGAAGCACCAGCATGCCAATCCATCCGAGTGCTGCCCATTTCTTCATTTCCTTCACCTCACAGTCCTATTTAGATACTGGACCGCTGAATACGACAAAAATCATAAGCAGACCGGCCGCAATCATAAAAAAGTAAGCAGCTGCTGAAATTAGTATCTTCACTATTCCACTCTTTATCTTGTATCTGCTTATGTAGATAGAGAAAACAGCAACAAACATAAAAGCGATTGATGATAAAGCAATCCACATTTTTAAAAGACCAGGCGTCATTCTTTTCCCTCCCAGCAGCGTTGTGAGCGGTTACAATTACACTTGTCCAAATTATCAAAAAATAGAAACTGAAGTAAAGAGGGGGCTTCCTTACTTCAGCTTAGGGGAAACAGACTAATGAACCCAGTCAAGAGAAACAACTCTTCAAATGCTTCGATTTATGATATGCGATTCAATGATTGTCTGCATCCTCAAATGCCCATATTTATGAGTTATTCATGCGAGGGTGATCGGGCTTATCTGAGAGGAATAGGTTGAGCCTTGAATCTCCAGATATAATATGCAGGTCCCCCGCAATAAGTAGCATGGCTATTGCAAACGATTTTCCATAATGTTAACAAGGTCTTCCATTTCGTGTGTTCTTCCTCTGCCCATTAATGAATCCACGGCTTCTTTTGGTGAATGCCCATTAAATAGAACATTGTAAAGCGCTTCAGCAATTGGCATGTTAACCTGGTACTTTTCAGCAAGCTGATGGGCAGCTTTTGTTGTACGGACACCTTCGACCACCATTCCCATGCTGTTCAGAACCTCGTTGAGATCATGGCCTTTACCGAGCATATTGCCCGCTCTCCAATTACGCGAGTGGACACTGGTACAAGTAACTATTAGATCCCCGATTCCCGTTAATCCGGAAAAGGTCAGCGGGTTTCCTCCCATGACACTGCCAAGCCTGGCAATTTCAGCAAGCCCTCTTGTAATTAAAGCGGCTTTCGCGTTATCTCCATAGCCCAGGCCATCCGTAATGCCTGCTGCGAGCGCAATTACATTTTTTAACGCACCGCCTATTTCCACACCAATCATGTCCGGATTCGTATAGACTCTGAAATGCTGATTCATGAACAGCTCCTGAACGCGTTCAGCAGCCTGGACATTATTAGAGGAAGAGGTCACTGTTGTAGGGTGTCTTAAGCTAACCTCTTCTGCATGACTCGGTCCTGATAATACAACAAGATCCTTTAATATTTCAGCCGGCATTTCCTCTGAAATAATCTCTGATACCCGCTTAAGCGAATCCGGCTCTATACCTTTGCATACATGGACCATTGTGACCGGCTGTTTCATTAGCTCCCTTACATTCGCAAGAACTTCCCGGATGGCTTTTGAAGGAACGGCAACCACGATCGTCCGTGCATCAACCAATGCACTTTGAAGATTGTGGTATGCAGTAATTCCTTCCGGAAGTATGATATCAGGCAAATATTTGCTATTTTGCTTCTGCGTATTGATTTCATTTGCAAGCTCCTGCCTATGGCTCCATAGCCTCACATCATGTCCATTATCAGCAAGAACTAAAGCAAGAGCCGTTCCCCAGCTTCCTGCACCAAGTACTGCAATCTTTTCCATCTTACATACCCCCCCTGCCCTTTATATGCCGATCAATTATTTACGTGCCCTGGAGAAGATCTTAATCGGCGTTCCTTCAAATCCGAAGGCCTCACGGATCCGATTTTCTAAAAATCTCTCATAGGAGAAATGCATTAATTCAGGTTCATTAACAAAAACAGCAAAAGCAGGCGGTTTGACTGCAACTTGAGTAGCATAATAAATTTTCAGCCTTTTACCTTTATCAGAAGGAGTTGGATTCATTGCGACAGCATCCATGACAACTTCATTCAAAATATTTGTCTGAACCCTTTGAGAGTGGTTTTCACTTACTTTTACAATTTCGGGAACTAACGTATGAATCCGCTGTTTCGTTTTAGCCGATAGAAAAATAATAGGGGCATAGCTTAAGAAAAGGAAATGCTCTCTAATATTTGTCTCGAACGTTTTCATTGTTTTGTCATCTTTCTCAACAGCATCCCATTTATTCACAACAATGATGATGCCTTTTCCCGCTTCATGGGCATATCCGGCAATTTTCTTATCCTGCTCAATGATTCCTTCTTCCCCATTGATGACTACAAGAACCACATCAGAGCGGTCAATTGCTTTCAGTGCTCTCAGGACGCTGTATTTCTCTGTGGATTCATAGACTTTTCCTTTTTTTCTCATTCCAGCCGTATCGATAATTACGTATTCCTGGCCGTTATGCTTGAATGTTGTATCCACTGCGTCTCTAGTCGTGCCGGCAATATCACTGACGATTACACGCTCTTCGCCGAGCATAGCATTAACAAGCGATGATTTTCCGACATTCGGTCTGCCAATCAAGCTGAACTTAATAATTTCCTCATCATAATCCGACTGGCTGATTCCGGCAAAATGCTTAATGACATCATCCAGCATATCTCCAAGGCCAATCCCATGAGATCCTGAAATTGGGAACGGATCGCCAAAGCCGAGTGCATAGAAATCATACATTGCTTCACGCATATCCGGATTATCGATTTTATTTACAGCCAGTACGACAGGCTTTTTCGTTCGATAGAGGATTTTAGCAACTTCTTCATCAGCTGCCGTAACCCCTTCTCTGCCGTTTGTCATGAAGATGATGACATCTGCTTCATCAATCGCAATTTCTGCCTGGTGCCTGATTTGGGCTAAAAACGGTTCATCGCCAATATCGATTCCGCCTGTATCAATGATGTTAAATTCGTAATTAAGCCATTCTCCTTTATTGTATATCCGATCCCGTGTAACTCCTGGACGGTCTTCTACAATGGAAACCCGCTCTCCGACAATTCTATTAAAAATAGTTGATTTACCGACGTTTGGTCTCCCTACTATTGCAACTACTGGTTTTGGCATATCTTTTACATCCTTTCCAACACGATCCTGCATGACAGCCTGCTCAAAGGCATGCTTATTCTGCTTGTATTAAACATTTAATTTATTATTAATACGATCATATCATTTCAATTTTCATTAAGGTGATGTCCGCGTTTAATTATGGTCACACATAGGTTGTACCTTGTTTATGCGGGTCCGGGCTTTATAGGGCAGCCGCTTTATTTTGTTTCCTGTAAGCCCGAAAAACGTGATGAAATAAACCCTTCCATCAAATTCCGAAGAAGGGCGTCCAAACCTATCATATCAGCTTTTCTCGTATTTAACAATTTAAGTTCGTACATCCTGTAAAGTTCTTTTTTCCCGTCTGCTTTTTCAGACGTTCCGGCTTTGCTTATTCTTACTTGGCTTTCCGTAGGCGTTACCGAAGTTTACATAACGTTCCATCAGACCCCAAATACGAAAGCCGCCCATTCCAAGTAATGAAAAATCCAGAAACGTATCCTGGCCTATGCTTACTGCTCCGGAAACGGGAAGGATGATTAATTCATAAAGTAATTCTCCGTTGCAAATTCCAATTAAAAACAAACACATTTTACCTGAAAAGGATGTACCCAGTAATCCCACGGCTATAAAAATGATCAGAAATAACAATAAGAACGGACTGATTGTAAACCACACCGGATCAAAAAGCTGCATAAGCTTTAACCCGGCATATCCAGATGCAATTCCAAGTGCCCCAATCATAAACCGCAAAGATCGATGCAATCGATATTTAGCTGCCAATCCGCATGCGCCGATGTAAAGAAGTAAAAAAGCCACTCCCATTTCACCATCTGGCAAAGATATCTGAAATCCCGCGGAAATAATAAGCAGGAGAAGGTAAAAAGAAAAAAAAGTTCTGAGATTCGATTTATTCATTAAAAACGATGACGCAATCCATAAAGCCCAAGAAATCCAGTAAAATAATATCCCCTGCATAAAAAATCCTCTCCCATCTCTATCATTATGGAAAAGATCAGCCGGTTTTAATCAAATTTAATGACTGAAAGATGAAGTTTGAAGCAAACTATTTAAAAATAGGCTTGTTAAACCTGTCTGTAGATTTTCTCTTGAGGACTCAGCACTTTTTGCTAAGAGGATCATGAGCAACAAGGGAACCAGAGTCATCAGTCAGTCTTAACAAAGTCTGCAGTCAGGGGGTGTATGTATGGGAAAAGACCGTCAAGAGAAGAAATTGAAGGAAAGCAGAAGAGTTGAATCCGACCGTGATCAAAAATTGGAAAACAAGGGCGCTACAAGCCTTGAAAGTACTGAACAATCAAGAGAAAGAAATTAAAACAAAAGCCCTTTGCCAGCATGCTTCTCATTGAGAGAGCATGTCTGGCGAGGGCTTTTTTTATCGGCGGCTGTATGAGGAGGTTTCAAATCCCCTCTCAGAGAGCCAATGATGGGAGGCACCGGAAATGACTAATGGAGCGTTTTGCAGCTCTTTTATCGTCTTCGTTCCCAGCGCACACATGATCCATTTGAACTCTTCGTGCAGCAGCCTGAGTTCTTCATGAAGACCTTCTTCTCCATGCTCAGTAAAAACGGAGAGAAGGATTCCTGCCATCCCTGCTGCGGAAGCACCTAAAGCAATGGCCTTCGCCGCATCAAGAGAATCCTGAATCCCCCCGGATCCGAGGATACACACCTCGCCCCTTGCTGCATTTGATCCTTCGGCTATAGAAATCGCAGACGATATACCCCAGCCATTGAATGCGTGCAATGCTCTGTTCCGTCTGGCATTCTCAATTTTTGAAAAATTCGTTCCGCCGTATCCGCCAATATCAATGGCTGATACGCCTGCGTTTTTCAATTGAAGGACCGTATCCCAATCCATTCCAAAACCAGTTTCTTTGACAATAACCGGTACACCGGCATGACGGACAATTTCTTCAATCCTAGTCAATGCACCTTTGAAGTCCCGATCACCCTCAGGCATAACCAGCTCCTGTATGACATTCAAATGAATCTGGATGGCGTCTGCTTCAATCATATCAATCGCACGCTTTGCCTGATCTGCATTAGCTTCACTTCCAAGGTTCGCAAAAATGACTCCCTTCGGATTCACCTTTCTCACCACTTCGTAGGAAGGCTGCTCTGATTTGTCGCGGATTGCCGCCATTTGTGAGCCAACTGCAATTGCCATGCCAAATGCAGCGGCTGCAGTTGATAGGGCCTCATTAATTTGTTCGGTTTTTTCCCCGCCTCCGCCGGTCATCGCGTTGATAAAAATAGGCGAACTTGTAGAAAGTTCGCCTATCCTTGCCGACATATCAATGTCTTCAACGGATGTGTCCGGCAGGCTTTTATGAACAAACGTTATATCATCAAACCCATTTTGCCTGCTTTGTCCGGTAGTCAAAGCATGATTTATATGATCTAGTTTGCGTTTAGCTCTGCTCAAGAATCATCACCATTATTTAAGTTTTTTTAACTGATCGCCAATCATATCGCCCAATGAGAATCCTGTTGATTCTTCTTTCGGCTGATAATTTTTATAATCGTTCTCATCTGCCTTTTGAGGCTCTTCAAGCTCCTTCATGCTGAGAGAAATTCTTTGCTCATTCTCATTTACATCCAGCACTTTCACACTCACTTCCTGTCCTTCTTCAAGAACTTCCTGAGGTGTGCCAATATGCTTGTTGGAAATTTGAGAAATATGAACAAGTCCTTCTACTCCAGGCAATATTTCAACAAAAGCTCCAAAGCTTACGAGGCGCTTGACGGTACCGTCTTTAACATCTCCAGCTTTCACTTTTTCAGAAATTTGCGACCATGGCCCAGGCAATGTTTCTTTAATCGATAGTGAAATACGCTCATTATCACGGTCAACTGAAAGGACTTTAACAGATACTTTTTGACCTTCTTCAACTACATCGGATGGCTTATCCACATGTGTATGGGAAAGCTGGGAGATATGAACGAGTCCGTCTACTCCACCGATGTCAACAAAAGCTCCAAAGTCTGTCAGACGCTGAACGGTTCCTTCCAAAACCTGGTCCGCTTGAAGGGATTCAAGCAGTTCCTGTTTTTTATCCGAGGACTCCTTTTCAATAACAGCTCTGTGGGAGAGAATGACGCGGTTTTTTTCCCGGTCCAGCTCTACTACCATTAAGGAGAGTTCTTTCCCTTTGTAGTCTGAAAAATCTTCTACAAAATGAGTTTCCACAAGTGATGCCGGAATAAATCCTCTAACGCCCAGATCCACTACAAGTCCGCCTTTTACAACGTCTTTGATCTCAGCTTCGAAAATCCCTTTTTCTTCATACTTCTTCTCAAGGTCGTCCCAAGCCTTGTCTGCATCTACTGCACGCTTGGATAAAATAATGGCTTCTTCTTCAACCTTGGAAACCTTTAGTTCAAGTTCGTCGTTTTCCTTGACTGCATCAGAAGCTTTTTCAATGTGAAGGCTGGAAAGCTCGCTGATTGGAATAATGCCCGTGTGCTTGTAATTGTCAATTTCAACAATTACCTGCTTCTCCTCAACCTTCGTTACCGTACCTTTAAGGATATCCCCAACTTCAGGTACAGCTACTTCCACGTTATTCATTTCCCCATTGTTCATTTCATCTACCATTCCATTTACCTCCTTGGTCAAAACCTGCACAACTTTGATAATATGTATGGTATTCCATTCGACAAACGAATGAAATGAAAACCCCTCTTTGTACTAACTTCTAATAAATGCTACTTTTTGTCAAGTCAAAACTCTTGATTAACGATGTTTTTCGAGCAGTTCTCTGATTTGTTCCATTATGACTATTGTCATTTCATCCGCAGTGACTTTTCTCTCTCTGTACTCACTGGCATCCAGAGGTTTTCCGAAATAAATACGGACTTTCTTAAAAGGTTTGTACGGCCCAACGACTGCACAAGGGACAATGAGCGCATCTGACCGAAGAGCAAAAAATCCCGCTCCTGCGAGTCCTTTTCCAAGCTGGCCGTCTTTACTTCTTGTTCCCTCAGGAAACAATCCTAAAACCTCTCCATCCTTTAAAACTTTTAGTCCTTTTCTCAGTGCTTCCCTGTCACTCAATCCCCTTTTTACAGGAAAAGCTCCGACCTTCAGGAGAATCTTCCCTAATACAGGAATAGTAAATAATTCTTCTTTCGCCATAAAATGGACCATGCGGGGTGTACAGGCACCGACGATCGGGGGATCCAGGTTGTCAATATGATTGCTGCATAACAGAACGGAGCCTGATTTGGGAAAATTCTCTCTCCCATGTACTTCCATTCTGTAAATTGGCTTAAATAAAACTAATACAAGGTTTTTTCCAAACTGGTATAAGGACATTGTTATCAGAGCCTCTCTATCATCAATTCTTTAATGCGGTCTACAACCTCGCCTATACTGAGTGAAGTCGTATCGATTTCAACAGCATCCTCCGCTTTCTTTAATGGAGACACTTCTCTTTCGGAATCCAGTTTATCCCGGCGCGCAATCTCATTGGCCAAAAGATCGATGCTTGATTCATACCCTCTAAGCAGATTTTCTTCATGTCTGCGCTTTGCCCGCTCTTCGACGGAAGCAAGCAGAAACACTTTTACATCTGCTTCCGGAAGGACATGAGTTCCGATATCACGGCCATCCATGACCACTCCCCCGGCTTCAGCCATTTTCTGCTGTCTTCTGACCATTTCTTCCCGTACCAAACGATGCATGGAAACGGCCGAAACCTGATTGCTTATTTCACTTGTCCGAATTTCTTCCGTTACATTTTCCCCATTGATCAGAACAAGCTGATTTGAGCCCTCCGGCACAAGAGTGATTTCCATTGAGTGAAGCAGTTCCATCAATTCACCCTCATTTTCAGGATCTTTTTTATTTCTGATTGCTTTAAAAGTCAGGGCTCTGTACATTGCCCCTGTGTCTATATAAACATACGAAAAGTCCCTGGCTACTTGTTTAGCGACAGTACTTTTGCCTGCTGCGGCAGGTCCATCTATTGCTACCGATAGTCTTTTATTCATGTTCAATCTCCTTCTAAGAGTAATAGATTCATTGCAGTCCGCAGCAGAAAAGAATGCAGACCGGTCATCTGCACACGTGATTATTTAAATGTTTCCAGCCATTCACTGACTGTCTGCCTGTTTACGCCCTCATACCGGATTGCTTTAGATACATACGGCTTAACCGCGGGCTGCTGCATGAACGCCTGTGCAGCAATTAATGCGGCCAGATGAAAAATAATCAATTTCATTAACATTCTTTCTGCTCGTTTCATATCCCGCTCACACCTGACCTTTTTAAGACTCTGTCAAATCAGGCTGTTGATTTCCACTGCAGGCGTTCGTTTACCTTCGCGGGGCGGTGAGCCTCTTATGCGCTTTGCGCCTTCGGTGTCTCACGCCTTCCGCTTCAATGAACAGTGTTAAAAATCAACATCATGCTTAGCATAGCCTTTTTAAAAAGTATCGGTCTAAGGAAATGAACTTATTCAGCGGCAGCTTCTTTTTTCCTATGAAGAATTTGCTGATCAAAACAAAAACGAACAATTTTCTGCTGTGCGGTTTCAGTCATGTTGATAAATTTAATCGTAGCTTTTTTGATCCCTGAAGAATCCTCTAAAATCCGGACAGATTCCGAGTCGACCTTAACATAGCTAATCGTTCCATCCTGCAAGGGAAGAGACATCCATACTATGAGCTGCTCTTTCTCGCTTAGTTCAGTATGTTTCGGAATAATGATACCTGCTCCTCCCGCACTTATATCGGATGTAACGGTCACGAATGGTTCAAAGGCTTCTGCAGGAGAATGGACAGCGACATTTACATCTGAATCAATTCGGACGTATTGTCTTCTTTGTATTTTCAAAACGTCTCGATTATCAGGTTTTTTCAGGAGGATAACGGGAATGTTCTCTTTTCTTCTGCCCATAACGGCTGTTTCGAACTTGTAAGGATTTTGATCGGAGGCCACATACAGACAGGTAAGAAGCGTGCCGTTCATAATAAAGGCTGTTTTCCCTGTACTTTCATTAAGAGGATAATCAATTGATATCGTGCCTTCGTCCATTGATACGATTTTGCATTTATACACATCGCCAGACTGGTCCAGCGGTTCAAGTGTCATCACATTCCCTATCTCAAGCATTTCATCACTCTTTTCAAATCGTATATTCTATTTTGTTCCCACTCTTTATTAAATCATGGAATAAGAAAAAGGAAAAGTCTCGACTTTTCCTTTTTCAATCGGATTAATTACGACAGAAGCATAATCAGACCATTACAGTTCGTTAAAAATGGGCTCCGCATTTTTAAGTTTTTCTACTTTTTCTTCCATTCCAGTGCTTGCATTGATAAACATTCTAAACGTATCGTCATCAATGGTTCCGAGAAATTCATAGCATAAAACCTCTTCACCGAGCTCATTTGTAATAACAGCAAGTCTGCTTTCCTGCACCATGACTTTTTGATTAATTTTTTCCCTCGCCTGATTTTCTTTTAATTCAGGTTTTGGGACTTGTCTTTTTCTATGCGCGGCTAGAAAATCCTTTGCAGAAAATCCGATGATCTGTCCGTCATCCAAAGCAACTTTGATCTTTAGTGTATCCGGGTAAAGCAGAATTCCATTCTCATTGGGAACGTAAGAGAATACACCGATCGAATCATATTGCGCACTCTCATTCAATACGAGATCCTCAGCTTCAAAGCCATGTTCTTTTAAAAAGGATACGGCATTATTGGAGGCGTCATTTAAGCTGATGTTTTCTTCATTCACCTTTCTGCTTTGTATAAGCCAGATCGGATAACCGCCTTTTTTCGTAATATCCATGTACAAATCTGCTTTATGCTTTTTATCGTACATCGATACACTGTAAAATTCGAATCCCGCGCCCTTTCCGCTTTGTGTAACCTTCAATTTATCGACTTCAGTAGACGCAAACTCTTTTGCCCTTTGTTTTGCCTGCTCAGGTGTGATGTCATTGCCCTTAAGCTGTTCAAAACCCTTTTCCATCGTTTTCATAGAAGTGAAGCCCGGACCAAAGTCGGTTTCTGAGTAGGCACTTACGTTGTTTTCTACAGATTTGAATCCATCTACAATGGTATTGTCCTGCTGCTTCTTGCCAGAAGCCAATGCAAGCTCCACATCCATCCACCGCAGATTTTTATCAATAACCATATGCTGAACATTTCTCAGCTCATTTTGAATATCAGAAGATTTTTCATAAAGCTTTTGAAGCGATGCATACTCATCCTTTGATAATGGCTTATTTTCCAAATCTCTAATCGCTGCTCTGTAGCTGAAATCTCCTATGCTTGCAAGGAATTCTTCTGTCTTATTAAACGGAAGAAGGGTAAGAGGAAGCTGTCCTACATCATTATGAGCCTCTGAAGTGATTCTCCATACTTCAGCAAGTGCCGGAGATAAAGATTCCCTTGAGTTCATGGCAAGCGTTGTTCCGATTTTGTCATGAAGCTCATCCATTTGATAGGACAAATCATGAAACGCACGCTGGTAATTGTTCTCTGCATGGATAAGGACCGCGTTTTTTTCCTGATGCTCTTTGTAGCCCCAATATCCGGTTCCAATAACGGCGATTGCAAGAAACGCAATAAGTATTCCGCGTATCACAGGTAAACCCCCTTCTTATTTACAGAAAATATGTTTTCCGATTTTTTTAATTTGCGGTCTGCCCCAAATCCATCCGCTTGTAGCTGTATCAGGATTAAAATAATACAAAGCGCTTTCTGTGGGATCCCAGCCGTTTATCGCATCAAGAACCGCTTTCTTAGCCTGTTCATTCGGTTCAAGCCAAATCTGCCCATCTGCTACAGCCGTAAATGCACCTGGCTCGAAAATAACGCCAGCTGCTGTATCCGGGAATGTCGGGCTGTCAATGCGGTTCAAAATAACAGCCGCAACAGCTACCTGTCCTACATAGGATTCTCCCCTTGATTCCCCATAAACAGCATTCGCCATCAGCTGAAGGTCATTTTGAGAGTATCCTGCAGGCATATTAACTGCCGTATTGTTTGATTTCTGTTTCTGTGCAGTTTGTTTTTGATTTCCTTTTGGAGCTTTCTGCTTTTGGCCGCCGCCCTTTTGATTTTGAGCCAGCTTTTGACCATTCCCCTGATTTTTAGCTCTCATTTGGGTTCTGAGTTTTTTGGAAGGACCGGTTTGTTTTTCAAGGGGAATCCCGCCATAATGAGTAAAGTCTTTTCCTTTCGAAAGCTGTGTATGAACAAATTGGTCATTAAAATCAGACTGGTTAACCAGCTTTTGCTTTGTTGTCAGTCCAACAAGCCCGTCAACATTTTCAAGACCGTAATCATGCTGAAAATTCCTTACAGCCCAATAAGTGCTCCATCCATACACTCCATCAATTTTTCCGTGGTAATACCCTATATACTGAAGCCTCGCCTGCAATTCAATGACATCATTGCCGACTGCTCCCCGCTGAATGACCTGCTGCGTAAATGCTTTTGATTTTGGTAGATCCGAATACACGTAAGACGACGTTAATATGAAGGTAACTGATAAAAGTACCATCCATGCAAAACGTATTCTGTTCATGATGCTGCCTCCTAAGTTATGGATGATTTTTGTTATATGTATTTTTTGTAGTGAATGGCATTTTATTCATGATCTTCGGGATGGGATATAATGGGATACTTTAAGTGATACAATTTGTTTTAAATAATGTTTGCTATTTCAATTTGGGTCATTCATATTTGGGGACTGTTTAGAATGGCCTGCTGAGGCAGCTAAAGCAGCTTTTAAAAACAGAATGTCTATGTGAGTGGAATCTAACCTTTTTCGTCATACAACAAAAAAAGCCCGGAAAAGTACCGGACTCCTGAACATTATATATGTCTGGCAAGTCTCGCCTGCTTAGCTTTATGCAAA
The Metabacillus sp. FJAT-52054 genome window above contains:
- the sleB gene encoding spore cortex-lytic enzyme — translated: MNRIRFAWMVLLSVTFILTSSYVYSDLPKSKAFTQQVIQRGAVGNDVIELQARLQYIGYYHGKIDGVYGWSTYWAVRNFQHDYGLENVDGLVGLTTKQKLVNQSDFNDQFVHTQLSKGKDFTHYGGIPLEKQTGPSKKLRTQMRAKNQGNGQKLAQNQKGGGQKQKAPKGNQKQTAQKQKSNNTAVNMPAGYSQNDLQLMANAVYGESRGESYVGQVAVAAVILNRIDSPTFPDTAAGVIFEPGAFTAVADGQIWLEPNEQAKKAVLDAINGWDPTESALYYFNPDTATSGWIWGRPQIKKIGKHIFCK